The Faecalibacterium prausnitzii genome includes a window with the following:
- a CDS encoding D-alanine--D-alanine ligase family protein has protein sequence MQSEEKLCVVVLFGGMSSEHEVSCVSAGTFVDNLDPSRYEVLTVGITKEGRWLCTEASSAQMADGSWEELPGNMPCVISPDRADHGMILFAPSGQVEKLHVDVVIPALHGLWGEDGTVQGLLELAGIPYVGCGVLASAVCMDKAVANALFDAAGIPHTRWLAANRWEIESDLEGVCDGAIAKLGWPIFVKPANAGSSVGITKAHDRAELKDAIRLALENDRKVVFEAFVDGHEVECAVIGSDPAVATRPGEILAGAEFYTYDDKYKNGVSQVVIPARLDEAKLDEVKTYAAMAYTALNCEGLARCDFFVEHGTNRVMINEINTFPGFTPISMYPKLMEHEGTPVPALIDHLIELALERTEKQHG, from the coding sequence ATGCAATCTGAAGAGAAACTCTGTGTCGTCGTGTTGTTCGGCGGCATGTCCAGCGAGCACGAGGTCAGCTGCGTGTCCGCCGGGACCTTCGTTGACAACCTCGACCCCAGCCGCTACGAAGTGCTGACCGTGGGCATCACCAAAGAGGGCCGCTGGCTGTGCACCGAGGCTTCCAGCGCCCAGATGGCCGATGGCAGCTGGGAAGAGCTGCCCGGCAACATGCCCTGTGTCATCAGCCCGGACCGTGCCGACCACGGCATGATCCTGTTCGCTCCTTCCGGCCAGGTGGAAAAGCTGCACGTGGATGTCGTCATCCCGGCCCTGCACGGCCTGTGGGGCGAGGACGGCACGGTGCAGGGCCTGCTGGAGCTGGCCGGCATCCCCTACGTGGGCTGCGGCGTTCTGGCCAGCGCCGTCTGCATGGATAAGGCGGTAGCCAACGCCCTGTTCGACGCCGCCGGCATCCCCCACACCCGGTGGCTGGCTGCCAACCGCTGGGAGATCGAATCCGACCTCGAAGGCGTCTGCGACGGTGCCATCGCGAAGCTGGGCTGGCCCATCTTCGTCAAGCCCGCCAACGCCGGTTCCAGCGTCGGCATCACCAAGGCCCACGACCGCGCCGAGCTGAAGGACGCCATCCGGCTGGCTCTGGAGAACGACCGCAAGGTCGTCTTTGAGGCCTTCGTGGACGGTCATGAGGTCGAGTGTGCCGTCATCGGCTCCGACCCCGCTGTGGCCACCCGCCCCGGCGAGATCCTGGCCGGTGCCGAGTTCTACACCTACGACGACAAGTACAAGAACGGTGTGAGCCAGGTGGTCATCCCGGCCCGGCTCGACGAGGCCAAGCTCGACGAGGTAAAGACCTACGCCGCCATGGCCTACACGGCCCTGAACTGCGAGGGCCTGGCCCGCTGCGACTTCTTCGTGGAGCATGGCACCAACCGGGTGATGATCAACGAGATCAACACCTTCCCCGGCTTCACCCCCATCAGCATGTACCCCAAGCTCATGGAGCACGAGGGCACCCCTGTGCCCGCCCTGATCGACCATCTGATCGAACTGGCGCTGGAAAGGACGGAAAAGCAGCATGGATAA
- the murI gene encoding glutamate racemase, with the protein MDNRPIGVFDSGLGGLTGVKELRKRLPHENIVYFGDTGRVPYGSRSPETILQYARQDIAFLLSQNVKCIMAACGTVSSTYPAAEAALLPVPYLGVVDAAAREAAFSTRNRRIGVIGTAATIRSRSYETLLRKLVPGVEITARPCPLFVPLVEAGYVDHSAEDKQEVTRLVIAQYLTEVRDAGVDTLILGCTHYPLIKTMIGEFMGRDVVLVDPAKTAAHHLERTLSERGLRANHPAGQAHFYVSDTPDSFSQTADLFLGEYKGGPVEQIAIDKY; encoded by the coding sequence ATGGATAACCGCCCCATCGGCGTATTTGACAGCGGCCTCGGCGGCCTGACCGGCGTGAAGGAGCTGCGCAAGCGGCTCCCCCACGAGAACATCGTCTACTTCGGCGACACCGGCCGTGTGCCCTACGGCAGCCGCAGCCCGGAGACCATCCTGCAGTATGCCCGGCAGGACATCGCGTTTCTGCTGTCCCAGAATGTCAAGTGCATCATGGCCGCCTGCGGCACGGTGTCCAGCACCTACCCCGCCGCCGAGGCGGCGCTGCTGCCCGTGCCCTACCTGGGCGTCGTGGATGCGGCTGCGCGGGAGGCTGCTTTTTCCACCCGCAACCGCCGCATCGGCGTCATCGGCACCGCGGCCACCATCCGCTCCCGCAGCTATGAGACCCTGCTGCGCAAACTGGTGCCGGGCGTGGAGATCACGGCCCGCCCCTGCCCGCTCTTCGTGCCGCTGGTGGAGGCCGGTTACGTGGACCACAGCGCGGAAGACAAGCAGGAAGTGACCCGGCTCGTCATCGCCCAGTACCTCACCGAGGTGCGGGATGCCGGGGTGGACACCCTCATTCTGGGCTGCACCCACTATCCCCTCATCAAGACCATGATCGGCGAATTCATGGGCCGGGACGTCGTGCTGGTGGACCCGGCCAAGACCGCCGCCCACCATCTGGAACGCACCCTCAGCGAGCGCGGTCTGCGGGCCAACCACCCCGCCGGGCAGGCGCATTTCTACGTCAGCGACACGCCGGACAGTTTTTCGCAGACGGCAGACCTCTTCCTCGGCGAGTACAAGGGAGGGCCGGTGGAGCAGATCGCCATCGACAAATACTAA
- a CDS encoding DUF1934 domain-containing protein translates to MKEDFIIRIKSRSEQFEHTQPVRVDEDDRIELMTYGSFVKKGDTYYITYKETETIGFAGCTTTIKIAADGSRVGLLRFGPANAQLIIERDRRSICHYETEVGSLTLGVTGDGIECSLTETGGTARFSYLLDADDPISIINRNTLEISVQKPN, encoded by the coding sequence GTGAAGGAAGATTTCATCATCCGCATCAAGAGCCGCTCGGAGCAGTTCGAGCACACCCAGCCCGTCCGGGTGGACGAGGATGACCGCATCGAACTGATGACCTACGGCAGCTTCGTGAAAAAGGGCGACACCTACTATATCACTTATAAAGAGACCGAGACCATCGGCTTTGCCGGCTGCACCACCACCATCAAGATCGCAGCCGACGGCAGCCGGGTGGGCCTGCTCCGGTTCGGCCCGGCCAACGCCCAGCTCATCATCGAGCGGGACCGCCGGAGCATCTGCCACTATGAGACCGAGGTCGGCTCCCTGACGCTGGGCGTGACTGGCGACGGCATCGAGTGCAGCCTGACCGAAACGGGCGGCACGGCCCGATTCAGCTATCTGCTGGACGCCGACGACCCCATCTCCATCATCAACCGCAACACGCTGGAAATTTCCGTGCAAAAGCCAAATTAA
- the argS gene encoding arginine--tRNA ligase, with protein MTEFEKTYQNYNPRSAALSEARALLTAAAKAAMADGTLPEAELPAFIVEIPADTKNGDIASNLAMAGARTWRKAPRMIADALIAHLPSIEGGVFAKVEVAGPGFINLFLAPAFWASVVLGAAANKDYGRTDYGKGAKYNVEFVSANPTGPMHMGNARGGALGDCLAAVLDWAGYDVTREFYINDAGNQIQKFGKSLAVRYLQKFCGEEAYPLPAECYQGGDIKVLAGEFADLHGDCYVAACQGMDEETLFASEAFETLKNTLVDYALPKNIAALKRDLGKYRIDYDVWFHESTLHESGAVKAVVEKLLELGACYKAEDGAVMYRSAQYAAKYGTVNKKKTEDGTEEEAKDEVLVRANGIPTYFAADIAYHYNKLATRGFAKAIDVWGADHHGHVARMKGAMDAIGLNGNDLDVVLMQMVNLMRDGQPVRMSKRTGNAITLTDLLEEVPIDSARFLFNMHDAGSGIDFDLDQAVKTDNDNPVYYVQYAHARICSILKKMESEGVAFAGADQVDATLLTEPSEMDLIRMLAAFPQEIVMAAEKYDPSRINRFVIDLASAFHRFYGSCRIQGADPAVQQARLALCIGVKNVICNVLTMFKISVPEKM; from the coding sequence ATGACTGAATTCGAAAAGACCTACCAGAACTACAACCCCCGCTCGGCTGCCCTGAGCGAGGCCCGCGCTCTGCTGACCGCTGCGGCCAAGGCCGCCATGGCCGACGGCACCCTGCCCGAAGCCGAGCTGCCCGCTTTCATCGTGGAGATCCCCGCTGACACCAAGAACGGTGACATCGCCTCCAACCTGGCCATGGCCGGTGCCCGCACCTGGCGCAAGGCTCCCCGGATGATCGCCGACGCCCTCATCGCCCACCTGCCCTCCATCGAGGGCGGCGTCTTCGCCAAGGTGGAGGTGGCCGGCCCCGGCTTCATCAACCTGTTCCTGGCTCCGGCCTTCTGGGCCAGCGTCGTGCTGGGCGCAGCCGCCAACAAGGACTACGGCCGCACCGACTACGGCAAGGGTGCCAAGTACAACGTGGAGTTCGTCTCTGCCAACCCCACCGGCCCCATGCACATGGGCAACGCCCGCGGCGGCGCTCTGGGCGACTGCCTGGCCGCCGTGCTGGACTGGGCCGGTTACGATGTGACCCGCGAGTTCTACATCAACGACGCAGGCAACCAGATTCAGAAATTCGGCAAGAGCCTGGCCGTCCGCTATTTGCAGAAGTTCTGCGGCGAGGAGGCCTATCCCCTGCCCGCTGAGTGCTACCAGGGCGGCGACATCAAGGTGCTGGCCGGGGAATTTGCCGACCTGCACGGCGACTGCTACGTGGCCGCCTGCCAGGGCATGGACGAAGAGACCCTGTTTGCCAGCGAAGCGTTCGAGACCCTGAAGAACACCCTCGTGGATTACGCACTGCCCAAGAACATCGCGGCCCTCAAGCGCGACCTGGGCAAGTACCGCATCGACTACGATGTCTGGTTCCACGAGAGCACCCTGCACGAGTCCGGCGCTGTCAAGGCTGTGGTCGAAAAGCTGCTGGAGCTGGGTGCCTGCTACAAGGCTGAGGATGGCGCCGTCATGTACCGCAGCGCCCAGTACGCCGCCAAGTACGGCACCGTCAACAAGAAGAAGACCGAGGACGGCACCGAGGAAGAGGCCAAGGACGAAGTTCTGGTCCGCGCCAACGGCATCCCCACCTACTTTGCCGCCGACATCGCCTACCACTACAACAAGCTGGCCACCCGCGGCTTTGCCAAGGCCATCGACGTCTGGGGTGCAGACCACCACGGCCACGTCGCCCGCATGAAGGGTGCCATGGACGCCATCGGCCTGAACGGCAATGACCTCGACGTCGTGCTGATGCAGATGGTCAACCTGATGCGCGACGGCCAGCCCGTCCGCATGTCCAAGCGCACCGGCAACGCCATCACCCTGACCGACCTGCTGGAAGAGGTGCCCATCGACAGCGCCCGCTTCCTGTTCAACATGCACGACGCCGGAAGCGGCATCGACTTCGACCTCGACCAGGCCGTCAAGACCGACAACGACAACCCGGTCTACTACGTCCAGTATGCACACGCCCGCATCTGCTCCATCCTCAAGAAGATGGAGAGCGAGGGTGTTGCCTTCGCGGGTGCCGACCAGGTGGATGCCACCCTGCTGACCGAGCCCTCCGAGATGGACCTCATCCGGATGCTGGCCGCCTTCCCGCAGGAGATCGTCATGGCCGCTGAGAAGTACGATCCCAGCCGAATCAACCGCTTCGTCATCGACCTCGCCAGCGCCTTCCACCGCTTCTACGGCAGCTGCCGCATCCAGGGCGCAGACCCCGCCGTCCAGCAGGCCCGCCTGGCCCTCTGCATCGGCGTCAAGAACGTCATTTGCAACGTGCTGACCATGTTCAAGATCAGCGTTCCGGAGAAGATGTAA
- a CDS encoding CPBP family intramembrane glutamic endopeptidase, with protein sequence MLKRLRKNHPLGYCVGAEVLFLGSLILTSILVVFLLMLFRFDLAYADDYLLGCIQELVGVGVAVLLLKRTGKAQLLRKRGCGFFNGLLVGMYPLALLAYTLYAKILFGLPEDGTLLPLWRILSFLANMILVGIAEEFLFRGVIAETLLEHFGTSRGGIWKACLLSGLLFGCAHLTNLLSSAPLGVLMQCIFAASLGVLYAAIYFRTGNLWVTVFLHGGMDIISMLVGGLYGTESVAESVSSYDASMLLSVLVYLIPAAILLRKKKIGEVKLYFQY encoded by the coding sequence ATGCTCAAACGTCTGCGCAAAAACCATCCGCTCGGCTACTGTGTCGGGGCGGAGGTGCTGTTTCTGGGAAGTCTGATCCTAACGTCGATCCTTGTGGTGTTTTTGCTGATGCTGTTCCGCTTTGATCTGGCCTATGCGGACGACTATCTGCTGGGCTGCATCCAGGAGCTGGTCGGCGTCGGCGTGGCCGTGCTGCTGCTGAAGCGCACCGGCAAGGCGCAGCTGCTGCGAAAGCGGGGCTGCGGCTTCTTCAACGGCCTGCTGGTGGGAATGTATCCGCTGGCCCTGCTGGCGTACACGCTGTACGCAAAGATCCTGTTCGGCCTGCCGGAAGACGGCACACTGCTGCCGCTCTGGCGCATCCTGAGCTTTCTGGCCAATATGATTCTGGTGGGCATCGCGGAGGAGTTTTTGTTCCGGGGCGTCATCGCGGAGACGCTGCTGGAGCACTTCGGCACGAGCCGGGGCGGCATCTGGAAGGCCTGCCTGCTGTCGGGTCTGCTGTTTGGCTGCGCCCACCTGACGAATCTGCTGTCCAGTGCGCCGCTGGGGGTGCTGATGCAGTGTATCTTCGCAGCGTCGCTGGGGGTGCTGTATGCGGCCATCTACTTCCGCACCGGCAACCTCTGGGTCACGGTGTTCTTACATGGCGGCATGGACATCATCTCCATGCTCGTCGGCGGGCTCTACGGCACCGAGAGTGTGGCCGAGAGCGTGAGCAGCTACGATGCCTCGATGCTGCTGTCGGTGCTGGTCTACCTCATCCCGGCGGCGATCCTGCTGCGGAAAAAGAAGATCGGTGAAGTGAAGCTCTACTTCCAATATTAA
- a CDS encoding 6-phosphofructokinase, producing MKKRVGILTSGGDCPGLNATIRGVAKALYARMGDSVEIVGILNGYHGLITGDYKEMTEDDFRGILTLGGTILGTKRTPFKLMRVVEEDKIDKVAAMKKTYKDAKLDCLLCLGGNGTHKTANLLSQEGLNIIGLPKTIDNDIYGTDVTFGFHTAVDIATDVIDRIHTTAGSHSRVMCIEIMGNKAGWLTLYSGIAGGADIILLPEMPYDIDRVCGAVERRAKKGSNFSIIAVAEGALNEEEAKLKRKEWTAKRAEAGYTTATSRIAAAVQKKTGMETRVCIPGHMQRGGSPSAYDRVLATQFGSYAAKLVEIERYGVTVALVNGHVTANRLEDIAGKTRNVPEGCELLTVARRMGVSLG from the coding sequence ATGAAAAAACGTGTTGGCATCCTGACCTCCGGCGGCGACTGCCCCGGCCTGAACGCCACCATCCGCGGCGTGGCAAAAGCTCTGTATGCCCGGATGGGCGACAGCGTCGAGATCGTGGGCATCCTGAACGGCTACCATGGCCTGATCACCGGCGACTACAAGGAGATGACGGAAGACGACTTCCGGGGCATCCTGACGCTGGGCGGCACCATTCTGGGCACCAAGCGCACCCCCTTCAAGCTGATGCGCGTTGTGGAAGAAGACAAGATCGACAAGGTCGCAGCCATGAAGAAGACCTATAAGGACGCAAAGCTCGACTGTCTGCTCTGCCTGGGCGGCAACGGCACCCACAAGACCGCCAATCTCCTCTCTCAGGAGGGCCTGAACATCATCGGCCTGCCCAAGACCATCGACAACGACATCTACGGCACCGACGTCACCTTCGGCTTCCACACCGCTGTGGATATCGCCACCGACGTCATCGACCGCATCCACACCACCGCAGGCAGCCACAGCCGCGTGATGTGCATCGAGATCATGGGCAACAAGGCCGGCTGGCTGACCCTCTATTCCGGCATCGCCGGCGGCGCAGACATCATCCTGCTGCCCGAAATGCCCTACGACATCGACCGCGTCTGCGGTGCGGTGGAGCGCCGCGCCAAGAAGGGCTCCAACTTCTCCATCATCGCCGTGGCAGAGGGTGCCCTGAACGAGGAAGAGGCCAAACTGAAGCGGAAGGAATGGACCGCCAAGCGCGCCGAGGCGGGCTACACCACCGCCACCAGCCGCATCGCCGCCGCCGTCCAGAAGAAGACCGGCATGGAGACCCGCGTCTGCATCCCCGGCCACATGCAGCGCGGTGGCAGCCCCAGCGCCTATGACCGTGTGCTGGCCACCCAGTTCGGCAGCTACGCCGCCAAGCTGGTGGAGATCGAGCGCTACGGCGTGACCGTCGCTCTGGTCAACGGCCACGTCACCGCCAACCGTCTGGAGGACATCGCCGGCAAGACCCGCAATGTTCCCGAAGGCTGTGAGCTGCTCACCGTCGCCCGCCGGATGGGCGTGAGCCTGGGCTGA
- a CDS encoding helix-turn-helix domain-containing protein: MYEEMFSKRLAQLRMQKGVSARDMSLSLGQNHGYINSIENGKTFPTMTNFFYICEYLHITPKEFFEDGSADPETIRKMVENLKRLDGEQVDALSKIVEGLAK; this comes from the coding sequence ATGTACGAAGAGATGTTCTCCAAACGTTTGGCACAATTGAGAATGCAGAAAGGTGTCTCTGCCAGAGATATGAGTTTGTCGCTGGGGCAGAACCATGGATATATCAATAGCATTGAGAATGGAAAGACCTTTCCGACGATGACGAATTTCTTCTACATCTGCGAGTACCTCCACATCACGCCGAAAGAATTTTTTGAGGACGGCAGTGCAGACCCGGAGACCATCCGGAAGATGGTGGAAAACCTGAAGCGTCTGGATGGGGAACAGGTGGATGCCCTCTCCAAAATCGTGGAGGGTCTGGCAAAATGA
- the rfbB gene encoding dTDP-glucose 4,6-dehydratase, producing MKKYLITGCAGFIGSNFVHYMLKKYPEILLVNLDKLTYAGNLENLKDVEGDPRHVFVQGDICDKELVEGLFAKYDFDYVINFAAESHVDRSIKNPEIFVQSNVMGTVNLLQRAKEAWYDAEAKTWKEGKKYLQVSTDEVYGALGAEGFFMETTPLCPHSPYSSSKASADMFVMAFHDTYGMPINITRCSNNYGPYQFPEKLIPLMINNVKHHKQLPVYGDGMQIRDWLYVEDHCKAIDMVCNGGKIGEVYNVGGHNERPNIFIVKTIIEQLHDRLKDDGISEDLIKHVADRLGHDRRYGIDPTKIKNDLGWYPETPFEKGIVLTIDWYLDHEEWMEHITSGNYQKYYEEMYKNK from the coding sequence ATGAAAAAATATCTGATCACCGGCTGCGCCGGCTTTATTGGCTCGAACTTTGTGCATTATATGCTCAAGAAGTACCCGGAAATCCTGCTGGTCAACCTGGATAAGCTGACCTATGCGGGCAATCTGGAAAACCTGAAGGACGTCGAGGGCGACCCCCGCCACGTCTTCGTGCAGGGCGATATCTGCGATAAGGAGCTGGTCGAGGGCCTGTTCGCAAAGTACGATTTCGATTACGTCATCAACTTTGCCGCAGAGAGCCACGTGGACCGCTCCATCAAGAACCCGGAGATCTTCGTCCAGAGCAACGTCATGGGCACGGTGAACCTGCTGCAGCGCGCCAAGGAGGCCTGGTATGACGCCGAGGCCAAGACCTGGAAAGAGGGCAAGAAGTATCTGCAGGTCTCGACCGACGAGGTCTATGGCGCTCTGGGTGCCGAGGGCTTCTTCATGGAGACCACCCCGCTGTGCCCCCACAGCCCCTACTCTTCCTCCAAGGCCAGTGCCGACATGTTCGTCATGGCATTCCACGATACCTACGGGATGCCCATCAACATCACCCGCTGCTCCAACAACTACGGCCCCTATCAGTTCCCGGAGAAGCTGATCCCCCTGATGATCAACAACGTCAAGCACCACAAGCAGCTGCCCGTCTACGGCGACGGAATGCAGATCCGCGACTGGCTGTACGTGGAAGACCACTGCAAGGCCATTGATATGGTCTGCAATGGCGGCAAGATCGGCGAGGTCTACAACGTCGGCGGCCACAACGAGCGCCCCAACATCTTCATCGTCAAGACCATCATCGAGCAGCTGCACGACCGCCTGAAGGATGACGGCATCAGCGAAGACCTCATCAAGCACGTTGCCGACCGTCTGGGCCATGACCGCCGCTACGGCATCGACCCCACCAAGATCAAGAACGATCTGGGCTGGTACCCGGAGACCCCGTTCGAGAAGGGCATCGTCCTGACCATCGACTGGTACCTCGACCACGAGGAGTGGATGGAGCACATCACCAGCGGCAACTACCAGAAGTACTACGAGGAAATGTACAAGAATAAGTAA
- the rfbD gene encoding dTDP-4-dehydrorhamnose reductase: MKIIVTGCKGQLGTEIIKQLREGRSEIGPIPEKLQSATVIPVDLPELDISNYKMVDDFIRRQRPDVIINCAAYTNVDGCEVNHDAAFKANALGPRNLAQAATKTGARLVHVSTDYVFSGRENGGIAQDEATLPGPISAYGSTKLMGEKYVEQFCHRHFIVRTAWLYSYYGKNFVKTIVNAGKKFGKLEVVNDQCGNPTNAVDLAHEILQLCVTHEYGLYHCTGEGICSWYDFASEIIRLSGVDATVAPCTSEEYKAKHPESADRPKWSALDNRMLRCTVGNEVRDWKAALACFFEHWDGDNGMK, translated from the coding sequence ATGAAAATCATCGTTACTGGCTGTAAGGGTCAGCTGGGCACCGAGATCATCAAGCAGCTCCGCGAGGGCCGCAGCGAGATCGGCCCCATCCCCGAAAAGCTGCAGAGCGCGACCGTCATCCCCGTGGACCTGCCCGAACTGGACATCTCCAACTACAAGATGGTGGATGACTTCATCCGCCGTCAGCGCCCGGATGTCATCATCAACTGCGCTGCCTACACCAACGTGGACGGCTGCGAGGTGAATCACGACGCAGCCTTTAAGGCAAACGCCCTCGGCCCCCGCAACCTGGCACAGGCTGCCACCAAGACCGGTGCCCGCCTGGTCCATGTCTCCACCGACTACGTCTTCTCCGGCCGCGAGAACGGCGGCATCGCACAGGATGAGGCCACCCTTCCCGGCCCCATCAGCGCCTACGGCTCCACCAAGCTCATGGGCGAGAAGTACGTGGAGCAGTTCTGCCACCGCCACTTCATCGTCCGCACGGCCTGGCTGTACAGCTACTATGGCAAGAACTTCGTCAAGACCATCGTGAATGCGGGCAAAAAGTTCGGCAAGCTGGAAGTCGTCAACGACCAGTGCGGCAACCCCACCAACGCGGTGGATCTGGCCCACGAGATCCTGCAGCTCTGCGTCACCCATGAGTACGGCCTGTATCACTGCACCGGTGAGGGCATCTGCTCCTGGTACGATTTTGCCTCCGAGATCATCCGCCTGTCCGGCGTGGACGCGACCGTGGCCCCCTGCACCAGCGAGGAGTACAAGGCCAAGCACCCCGAAAGCGCCGACCGCCCCAAGTGGAGCGCTCTGGACAACCGGATGCTGCGCTGCACCGTCGGCAACGAGGTGCGGGATTGGAAAGCTGCCCTGGCCTGCTTCTTTGAGCATTGGGACGGCGACAACGGCATGAAGTAA
- the rfbA gene encoding glucose-1-phosphate thymidylyltransferase RfbA — protein sequence MKGIILAGGAGTRLYPLTMVTSKQLLPVYDKPMIYYPLSTLMLAGIQDILIISTPTDTPRFEALLGDGSQYGIHLQYKVQPSPDGLAQAFILGEEFIGEDCCAMILGDNIFYGNGFSKILKTAASNAETKGRCTVFGYYVPDPERFGIVEFDANGKVLSVEEKPEHPKSNYAITGLYFYNKEVVQMAKQVKPSARGELEITTLNDMYLKKGELDVQLLGRGFAWLDTGTMDSLVDAADFVRMIEKRQGIKISAPEEIAFKYGWIDRDTLLESAKRYGKSPYGQHLKNVADGKLRY from the coding sequence ATGAAAGGCATTATTCTCGCCGGCGGCGCCGGCACCCGGCTTTACCCGTTGACCATGGTCACCAGCAAACAGCTGCTGCCTGTCTACGACAAGCCGATGATCTACTATCCTCTGTCCACCCTCATGCTGGCGGGCATCCAGGATATCCTTATCATTTCGACCCCCACTGACACGCCCCGTTTCGAGGCGCTGCTGGGCGATGGCAGCCAGTACGGCATCCATCTGCAATATAAGGTCCAGCCCTCTCCCGATGGCCTGGCACAGGCATTCATTCTGGGTGAGGAGTTCATCGGCGAAGACTGCTGCGCCATGATCCTGGGCGACAACATCTTCTACGGCAACGGCTTCTCCAAGATCCTGAAGACCGCTGCCTCCAACGCCGAGACCAAGGGCCGCTGCACCGTGTTTGGCTACTACGTACCGGACCCGGAGCGCTTTGGCATCGTCGAGTTCGACGCCAACGGCAAAGTCCTGAGCGTGGAGGAAAAGCCGGAGCACCCGAAATCCAACTACGCCATCACCGGCCTGTACTTCTACAACAAGGAAGTCGTCCAGATGGCAAAGCAGGTCAAGCCCTCTGCCCGCGGCGAGCTGGAGATCACCACCCTGAACGACATGTACCTCAAGAAGGGCGAGCTGGACGTCCAGCTGCTGGGCCGCGGCTTTGCCTGGCTGGATACCGGCACGATGGACAGCCTGGTGGATGCCGCCGACTTCGTGCGGATGATCGAGAAGCGGCAGGGCATCAAGATCAGTGCCCCGGAGGAGATCGCTTTCAAGTATGGCTGGATCGACCGCGACACGCTGCTGGAGAGCGCAAAGCGCTATGGCAAGAGCCCCTATGGCCAGCACCTGAAGAATGTGGCCGACGGAAAACTGAGATACTAA